A part of Ignavibacteriales bacterium genomic DNA contains:
- the tsaE gene encoding tRNA (adenosine(37)-N6)-threonylcarbamoyltransferase complex ATPase subunit type 1 TsaE: METIELAKSYSENISDSEVVVLNGELGSGKTFFIKHLLKCFGVQNVSSPTFAIVNEYTARFNFYHFDFYRINKENELIEIGFNDYITAENSVVLIEWGSLFPNLLPKKRTEISIRVNEDFSREFEFSKL; encoded by the coding sequence ATGGAAACTATTGAGTTGGCAAAAAGTTATTCTGAAAATATTTCAGATTCAGAGGTAGTAGTATTAAATGGTGAACTTGGAAGCGGGAAAACTTTCTTCATCAAGCATCTTCTAAAATGTTTTGGTGTTCAAAATGTCAGTAGCCCCACCTTCGCAATTGTAAATGAATATACTGCCAGGTTTAATTTCTATCACTTTGATTTTTACAGAATAAATAAAGAAAACGAATTGATCGAAATTGGTTTTAATGATTATATCACAGCGGAAAATTCAGTTGTGTTGATTGAATGGGGCAGTTTATTTCCAAATCTTCTTCCAAAGAAAAGGACTGAAATTTCGATCAGGGTGAATGAAGATTTTTCAAGAGAATTTGAGTTTAGTAAGCTATGA
- a CDS encoding bifunctional response regulator/alkaline phosphatase family protein, producing MPQKKLLWVDDEIELLRSHIIFLSEKGYEVDTVTNGEDAINSVRKNDYDLIFLDEMMAGMGGLETLSRIKDINANIPVVMVTKSEEESLMNEAIGGKITDYLTKPVNPSQVLLVCKKILEGKKITGEYVTKDYLQDFNEISQALTNPMDFAEWNDLYLKMVDWDIELDLHPDIGLKQTLFDQKKEANKEFSKYVEKNYKGWVNNIDSSERPLLTTEITSNYVLNLVQKQDYSVFYFVLDCLRLDQWLVMEKSLIDLFKIEKDYYYSILPTATPYSRNALFAGMFPSDIDKYYPDIYHASADDERSMNQHERELLQRLIDRKRIKLKNDLKYIKIIDPEVGRNFEQDILSYQNTHLTTVVVNFLDMIAHGRSDSDLLKEIAPDEPAYRSLTNSWFMHSSLLGIFKSLAKLKNCRIVVTTDHGSIRSLRGAKVLGDREALANLRFKYGRNLKVDEKHAMFIKNASEYKLPDRGVTINYIIAKEDFYFVYPTDYHKYLGMYKDTFQHGGISMEEMILPVITMEPK from the coding sequence ATGCCGCAAAAAAAATTGCTTTGGGTTGATGATGAAATTGAACTTCTACGTTCACATATAATTTTCCTTTCCGAAAAAGGTTACGAAGTTGATACGGTTACTAATGGTGAAGATGCGATCAATTCGGTTAGGAAAAATGATTATGACCTTATTTTTCTGGATGAAATGATGGCAGGGATGGGGGGACTCGAAACATTAAGCAGAATAAAAGATATCAACGCAAACATTCCAGTGGTAATGGTTACCAAGAGCGAAGAAGAATCTTTGATGAATGAAGCGATCGGCGGTAAGATTACTGACTATCTTACAAAACCCGTAAACCCAAGCCAGGTTTTGCTTGTTTGCAAAAAGATTCTGGAAGGGAAAAAAATCACCGGTGAATATGTTACCAAAGATTACTTGCAGGATTTCAATGAGATTTCGCAGGCGTTAACTAACCCGATGGATTTTGCTGAATGGAATGACCTTTACCTGAAAATGGTTGACTGGGATATTGAATTGGATCTTCATCCTGACATTGGATTGAAACAAACATTGTTCGATCAAAAGAAAGAGGCGAACAAAGAGTTTTCAAAATATGTGGAGAAGAACTACAAAGGGTGGGTCAACAACATAGATAGTTCTGAAAGACCTTTGCTTACAACAGAGATTACTTCAAACTATGTTCTAAATTTGGTGCAGAAGCAGGATTACTCTGTCTTTTATTTTGTGCTCGATTGTTTACGTCTTGACCAGTGGTTAGTGATGGAAAAAAGTCTTATTGACCTATTTAAAATTGAAAAGGATTATTACTATTCAATTCTTCCGACTGCAACCCCCTACTCCCGTAACGCACTCTTTGCAGGTATGTTTCCATCGGATATTGATAAATATTATCCCGACATTTATCACGCCTCGGCTGATGATGAAAGAAGCATGAATCAGCATGAGCGCGAACTACTTCAAAGGTTGATTGACAGAAAAAGAATCAAATTAAAAAATGATTTGAAGTATATTAAAATAATTGATCCGGAAGTTGGAAGAAATTTTGAACAGGATATCCTTTCGTATCAGAATACGCATCTTACAACGGTAGTTGTTAATTTTCTTGATATGATTGCGCATGGAAGATCTGATTCTGATCTCTTAAAAGAAATTGCTCCGGATGAACCAGCTTATCGTTCTTTGACCAATAGTTGGTTTATGCATTCTTCGCTGCTTGGAATTTTCAAGTCATTAGCAAAATTAAAAAATTGCCGCATTGTTGTAACCACCGATCACGGGAGCATTCGTTCATTGCGCGGTGCTAAAGTATTAGGCGATAGAGAAGCACTTGCTAATTTAAGATTTAAATATGGCAGAAACCTGAAAGTTGATGAGAAGCATGCAATGTTTATTAAAAATGCTTCCGAATACAAACTGCCCGATAGGGGTGTTACCATTAATTATATTATTGCAAAGGAAGATTTTTATTTTGTTTATCCTACTGATTATCATAAATATCTTGGAATGTACAAAGATACTTTTCAACACGGCGGAATATCAATGGAAGAAATGATTCTTCCTGTTATAACGATGGAGCCGAAATAG
- the tsaB gene encoding tRNA (adenosine(37)-N6)-threonylcarbamoyltransferase complex dimerization subunit type 1 TsaB, whose product MINSKPILAIETSDKICSVCVYFSSSKYFEAKIELVHSHSEKLFALIDFVMKQAALELEDVSCLAVSAGPGSFTGLRIGLAAAKGISTALSIPIVPVPTFEAIALQLSDYLPEGTQFSIANKVNKDEVYFAQFQIKDRSFIFTHGLKILPLNELVNFKEELIFGNVQIYSSANKKNVCAPDALYVAKWCKAFGEKFMSLDIDSLEPNYFRNFLIKGN is encoded by the coding sequence ATGATAAATTCAAAACCAATATTGGCAATAGAGACTTCAGATAAAATTTGCAGTGTATGCGTCTATTTCTCCTCTTCAAAATATTTTGAAGCAAAAATAGAACTCGTCCATTCTCATTCAGAAAAATTATTCGCCCTGATTGATTTTGTGATGAAGCAAGCAGCACTCGAATTAGAAGATGTGTCATGCTTGGCTGTTTCAGCCGGTCCCGGTTCTTTCACAGGATTAAGAATTGGATTGGCGGCAGCAAAAGGAATTTCGACAGCTCTTTCAATTCCGATCGTACCTGTTCCGACATTTGAAGCCATTGCACTTCAGTTATCAGATTATCTTCCTGAAGGCACTCAATTTTCTATAGCAAATAAAGTAAATAAGGACGAGGTCTATTTTGCACAGTTTCAAATTAAAGACAGGAGTTTTATATTTACACACGGATTAAAAATTCTACCTTTAAATGAACTTGTAAATTTTAAGGAAGAATTGATTTTCGGAAATGTTCAGATTTATTCTTCAGCAAATAAAAAAAATGTCTGCGCCCCGGATGCGCTTTATGTTGCAAAGTGGTGCAAGGCTTTTGGCGAAAAATTTATGTCGCTTGATATAGATAGCCTTGAGCCAAATTATTTTAGAAATTTTTTAATAAAAGGGAATTAA
- a CDS encoding acetyl-CoA carboxylase carboxyltransferase subunit beta gives MPWFKRSKQNISPDSHKKDAPDGMWEKCAGCGEIIHKKQLELNLWTCTKCDYHFRIGSAEYINILLDKSSFKEMDKKMRSADPLNFSDTKKYNERVAATIKKTGMFDAIRTGVGKLNNMEVCLGVMDFAFIGGSMGAVVGEKIARLIDKSFKSEIPLILVSASGGARMMEGAYSLMQLAKTSARLTRLAAKGIPYISVLTDPTTGGTTASYAMLGDINIAEPKALIGFAGPRVIKQTIGKDLPDGFQRSEFLLEKGFVDLICHRKDLKEKIFSLLENMT, from the coding sequence ATGCCCTGGTTCAAACGATCGAAACAAAATATTTCGCCTGACTCTCACAAAAAGGATGCCCCCGATGGAATGTGGGAGAAGTGCGCTGGCTGCGGCGAGATCATTCATAAGAAACAATTAGAATTGAATCTTTGGACTTGTACAAAGTGTGATTATCATTTTAGAATCGGCAGTGCTGAATACATAAATATACTTCTCGACAAATCCAGCTTTAAAGAAATGGATAAAAAAATGAGATCAGCCGATCCATTAAATTTTTCTGACACTAAAAAATATAATGAAAGAGTTGCTGCTACCATAAAAAAGACGGGAATGTTTGATGCGATTCGGACGGGTGTCGGCAAATTAAATAATATGGAAGTTTGTTTGGGTGTAATGGATTTTGCATTTATCGGTGGAAGTATGGGAGCAGTAGTTGGCGAAAAAATAGCAAGACTAATTGATAAGTCATTTAAAAGTGAAATTCCCCTTATACTTGTTTCGGCAAGCGGCGGCGCACGAATGATGGAGGGGGCATATTCTCTTATGCAATTAGCTAAAACCAGTGCACGGTTAACAAGATTAGCTGCTAAAGGTATTCCTTATATCTCAGTGTTAACAGACCCAACAACTGGCGGAACAACTGCAAGTTATGCTATGCTTGGCGATATTAATATTGCTGAGCCTAAAGCCTTAATTGGTTTTGCCGGACCACGAGTAATTAAGCAAACGATTGGCAAAGATTTGCCTGATGGTTTTCAACGATCCGAGTTTCTGCTGGAAAAAGGTTTTGTAGATCTGATCTGTCATAGAAAAGATCTGAAAGAAAAAATTTTTTCGCTGCTTGAAAATATGACTTGA
- a CDS encoding DUF1573 domain-containing protein: MLRNILLFVILSISFLYSQSIGPKITVTPIEYDFGDIIQGEIVSHTFIITNAGWDTLNIAHVRASCGCTAASPEKSLLAPGESTNLLVSFNSKGRIGKQTKFVYIQSNDLDIPEMKLTFVGNVKTGDAKSELQAKFVVPETEHDFGAVQEGKKVEYTFKIANFGTGDLLIKNIKTSCGCTAALVSSEKLAPGEKGSLKVELDTTDRLGKMSRTITITTNDPSEPQKILTIYADVQKGS; encoded by the coding sequence ATGTTAAGAAATATTTTACTGTTTGTTATTCTTTCAATTTCTTTTTTATACTCGCAATCAATAGGCCCTAAAATTACAGTTACCCCAATCGAATATGATTTTGGAGATATAATTCAGGGCGAAATAGTTTCTCATACATTTATAATTACAAATGCGGGATGGGATACTTTGAATATTGCTCATGTAAGAGCCTCTTGCGGATGCACAGCCGCCAGCCCTGAAAAAAGCTTATTAGCTCCGGGTGAGTCCACAAATCTTTTAGTAAGTTTCAATTCAAAAGGAAGAATCGGAAAGCAAACCAAGTTTGTTTACATTCAAAGTAACGACCTCGATATTCCTGAAATGAAATTAACATTTGTTGGCAATGTCAAAACCGGAGACGCAAAATCTGAACTGCAAGCAAAATTTGTTGTTCCGGAAACCGAGCATGATTTTGGAGCTGTACAAGAAGGGAAAAAAGTTGAGTACACTTTTAAAATTGCAAATTTTGGAACGGGTGATTTGCTGATTAAGAATATCAAAACTTCTTGTGGCTGCACTGCGGCGTTGGTAAGCAGTGAAAAATTAGCCCCGGGGGAAAAAGGAAGCCTGAAAGTAGAACTTGATACGACGGACCGTTTGGGTAAAATGAGCAGAACAATTACCATCACAACTAATGACCCTTCAGAACCGCAGAAAATCCTTACGATTTATGCAGATGTACAGAAAGGCAGCTAA
- the dnaK gene encoding molecular chaperone DnaK, producing the protein MGKIIGIDLGTTNSCVAVMEGNDPVVIPNSEGGRTTPSVVAFTKSGERLVGQPAKRQAITNPKNTIFSIKRFMGRVIQEVDREKSEIPYEVVAGDNNSARVRILDRVYSPPEISSMILQKMKKTAEDYLGQEVTEAVITVPAYFNDSQRQATKDAGEIAGLKVRRIINEPTAAALAYGLDKKNKDEIVAVYDLGGGTFDISILQLGEGVFEVKSTNGDTHLGGDDFDQQLIDYLAEEFRKQEGIDLKKDPMALQRLKEAAEKAKIELSSSMSTDVNLPFITATQDGPKHLNLNISRSKFEQLIDTLVQRTKIPCEQAIKDSGVSRDQISEVILVGGSTRIPMVQELVKNLFGREPHKGVNPDEVVAVGAAIQGGVLAGDIKDVLLLDVTPLALGIETLGGMMTRLIEANTTIPTKKSEIFSTASDSQPSVEINVLQGERAMAADNRTLGRFHLDGIPPAPRGVPQIEVTFDIDANGILHVAAKDKATSKEQSIRITSSSGLNKDEVEKMKNDAKEHAAEDKTKKEAVEIRNQADSLVFQTKKQIEEMKDKISPDNKSRLETEIKKVEDSLASNNSEQIKAATESLNKVWNEIASQLYSQPGGQPQGSPQAEPQTEASKKDEKENVQDASYEVVDDENKDK; encoded by the coding sequence ATGGGAAAAATAATTGGAATTGACTTAGGCACAACTAATTCCTGCGTAGCAGTAATGGAAGGTAACGATCCGGTAGTAATACCAAACTCAGAAGGCGGCAGAACTACTCCTTCAGTTGTTGCTTTTACAAAATCGGGCGAAAGATTAGTTGGACAGCCTGCAAAAAGACAAGCGATAACCAATCCAAAGAATACAATCTTTTCTATCAAAAGATTTATGGGCAGGGTTATTCAAGAAGTAGACAGAGAAAAAAGTGAAATACCCTACGAGGTTGTAGCTGGCGATAATAATTCTGCACGAGTTAGAATTTTAGATAGAGTTTATTCACCTCCTGAAATCAGTTCAATGATTCTTCAAAAAATGAAAAAGACTGCTGAAGATTATCTTGGGCAGGAAGTTACAGAAGCTGTGATCACTGTTCCGGCTTACTTTAATGATTCTCAAAGACAAGCTACAAAGGATGCGGGAGAAATTGCCGGATTAAAAGTTAGAAGAATTATTAACGAGCCAACTGCTGCTGCTCTTGCTTATGGATTGGATAAAAAAAATAAAGATGAAATTGTAGCGGTTTATGATTTAGGCGGGGGTACGTTCGATATTTCTATTCTCCAGCTTGGTGAAGGTGTGTTCGAAGTTAAGTCAACTAATGGCGATACTCATCTCGGTGGTGATGATTTTGATCAGCAACTTATAGATTATCTTGCAGAAGAATTCAGAAAGCAGGAGGGGATTGATCTTAAAAAAGATCCTATGGCGCTTCAAAGATTAAAAGAAGCTGCCGAGAAAGCAAAGATTGAATTATCTTCTTCAATGTCCACAGATGTCAATCTGCCGTTCATCACTGCAACTCAGGATGGACCTAAGCATTTAAATCTTAATATTTCACGTTCAAAATTTGAACAACTGATTGACACTTTAGTTCAAAGGACGAAAATACCTTGCGAACAGGCTATTAAAGATTCAGGCGTAAGCAGGGATCAGATTAGCGAAGTTATTCTTGTCGGCGGTTCAACCAGAATTCCAATGGTTCAGGAATTGGTTAAAAATTTATTCGGAAGAGAACCACACAAAGGTGTAAACCCCGATGAAGTGGTTGCTGTTGGTGCTGCAATCCAGGGTGGGGTGTTAGCCGGTGATATAAAAGATGTGCTGCTCCTTGATGTTACTCCACTCGCATTGGGAATCGAAACTTTGGGTGGAATGATGACAAGGTTAATCGAGGCAAACACAACTATACCAACAAAGAAGAGTGAAATATTCTCAACTGCCTCTGATAGTCAGCCATCGGTAGAAATAAATGTGCTTCAAGGAGAACGCGCTATGGCTGCCGATAACAGAACTCTCGGAAGATTTCATCTCGACGGAATTCCGCCTGCTCCAAGGGGGGTACCTCAGATTGAAGTTACTTTTGATATTGATGCAAACGGTATTTTACATGTTGCTGCAAAGGATAAGGCAACAAGTAAAGAGCAAAGTATTAGAATTACTTCTTCGAGCGGTTTGAATAAAGATGAAGTTGAGAAAATGAAAAACGATGCTAAAGAACATGCTGCTGAAGATAAAACTAAAAAGGAAGCGGTTGAGATTCGTAATCAGGCAGATAGTTTGGTATTCCAAACCAAAAAGCAGATTGAAGAAATGAAAGATAAAATTTCTCCTGATAATAAATCAAGACTTGAAACTGAAATTAAAAAAGTAGAAGATTCTTTAGCTTCTAATAACTCCGAACAAATTAAGGCTGCTACTGAATCGCTAAATAAGGTTTGGAATGAAATAGCTTCGCAGTTATACTCTCAACCCGGGGGGCAGCCGCAAGGAAGTCCGCAGGCAGAACCGCAGACTGAAGCTTCTAAAAAAGACGAGAAGGAAAATGTTCAGGATGCTTCTTACGAAGTTGTTGATGACGAAAATAAAGATAAATAA
- a CDS encoding type III pantothenate kinase — protein MILTCDIGNSRIKFGSFIGDELIDFRAYHKIEDSIKFILEVQPAVIAISSVASFKLNQLINAVKPKFLSNIFFVDRHQHFNLIINYNSAATLGIDRICSAEGAIYLLQKDKHLNQIFENDFIMTIDFGTATTINLVKFPNVFEGGLIMPGMKLMSESLYKRTEQLPEIKIAITNSVIGKTTEENINSGIINSTVGLIERVIRKIKDEFKADVKKIFITGGNAKLVQDNLDFEYEYSEGLVLYGIKSIYDLNLKKN, from the coding sequence ATGATTTTAACGTGCGATATTGGAAATAGCAGAATAAAATTTGGATCTTTTATTGGCGACGAGCTTATTGATTTTCGGGCATATCATAAAATTGAAGATTCAATTAAATTTATTCTTGAGGTGCAGCCTGCTGTTATTGCAATTTCTTCGGTCGCATCTTTTAAATTAAATCAGCTTATAAATGCCGTTAAACCAAAATTTTTATCGAACATTTTTTTTGTTGATAGACATCAACACTTTAATTTAATTATAAATTACAACTCTGCTGCCACACTTGGAATAGACAGAATATGTTCTGCAGAAGGAGCAATCTATCTGCTTCAAAAAGACAAACATTTAAATCAGATATTTGAGAATGATTTTATAATGACAATTGATTTTGGCACAGCAACGACTATTAATCTTGTTAAATTCCCAAATGTTTTTGAAGGCGGCTTAATTATGCCCGGTATGAAATTGATGAGTGAGTCACTTTACAAGCGGACCGAGCAATTACCCGAAATAAAAATTGCAATAACTAACTCAGTAATCGGTAAAACAACGGAAGAAAATATTAATAGTGGAATAATAAATTCTACGGTCGGATTAATTGAAAGAGTAATTCGCAAAATTAAAGATGAATTTAAAGCTGATGTTAAAAAAATATTTATTACGGGTGGAAATGCAAAATTGGTACAGGACAATTTAGATTTCGAATATGAATATTCTGAAGGCTTGGTACTTTATGGAATAAAATCAATTTACGATTTGAACTTAAAAAAAAATTAG